The genomic region CCCCGTCCCCTGCGACCGACTGTGGGAAGCACCGTGCCGCTGTTCCTGTACCGGCTGCTCGCCCGGCTGGCTTTCCTCACCAGCTGGGCGACCCCGGCCGCGGTCATCGTGTTCGTCTTCGGCACCAGCTGGCCGTTGATGGTGGTGGCCGAGCCCGCGGGCAGCGAGCTGGTCCAGCCGGCGAACTACTGGTGGTACTTCGTGGTCACCGCGGCCACCGTCGGCTACGGCGACTTCTACCCCGAGACAGGGTGGGGGCACTTGGTCGGGGCCTACGTGATCATCGGCGGCATCGTGGCGCTGACCACCGTGTTCACCAAGCTCGCCTCGGTGCTCGAACAAGCGAAGGGTCGTCGGATGCAGGGCAGGAACACCGTGCACGCCAGTGGTCACATCGTGCTCCTGGGCTACACGCCGGGACGCACCGAGCGCATCGTCGAACAGGTGCTCGCCGACGACGACCACCACCTGGTGCTGTGCGCGACCGGGGAGGTGACCACCCACCCGATGCCCAGGCCCGGCATCGACTTCGTCCGCGGCGACCTCGCCGACGAGGCGGCGCTGCGGCGGGCCGGCGTGCACCGCGCCGCGGCGGTGCTCATCGACGCCCACGACGACAACGAGGCCCTGGCCGTCGCCGTCGCGGTGGACCACCTGGAAACGACCGCGCACATCGTGGCCGCCCTGCGGGACATGGACCGCACCGCGCTGCTGCACTACGTGGACCAGAACATCCACTGCGTGCCCTGGCACACCCCTCGGATGATCACCGAGGAGCTCACCGCTCCCGGTATCGCCGAGGTGTACGCCGAGCTGATGGCCCACAACGGCGCGAACACCTACTCGATCCGGGTCCCGGCGGAGCTGGGACCGGTGCCGATCGAACAGTGCCAACTGGCTCTCGGCCGCCAGCACGGCGCCACCGTGCTCGCGCTCCGCGGCAGCGACGGCCGGCTCGTGGTCAACCCGAGCTGGCAGAGCGCCGCGCCGCCGGGCTCGGTGCTGTACTACATCAGCCCGAACCGGCTGTCCGCCCGCCAGTTCGGTGCGGCGCTGGGCCGCTAGTGTCCCGAGTCGGACGTTCGCCAGCGGTATCGACAGCCCAGCTTCCCGCTGACCGCACCGCAGGGAAGCCCACGTACAACCCGGTACGAGGGCTTCCCTGCGGCACGCCCAGCGGAAACCTGGACCGCCGATACCGCCACCGAACTTCCGACTCGGGACACTAGTCAATCGAGCGCGGCTTGGCTGCGGCCAGCACCGGCCCCTGGACGAACAGGACGGTCAGACGCCTGCGGCTGCCGCCGACGAGAACCGGCCCGAGGACGATCTCGCGCGGTATCGGCAGCATGACGGGCCGGGTCATCACGATGGTCTGCCGACCGTCCGCCGGGTCGTCGAACTGGATGGTGACTACGCGGCTGCGGACGGTCACCGCACGGCCCGGCCGCCAGCCGCTCCGCCGGAGGGCGCGTGCGCGGCGGCGCCACCGGCCGTACCCGATCGCCCCGGCCACGGACAGGGGAGTGCCCAGCACGAAGGCGATGACCATCGGGATGAAGGCCCAGAAGGGGTCGTTGGGCACGCCGGGGGCACCGATTCGTTCCGGGTCGTCGCGGTCGTAGAACACGGTGATCTCATCGCCCGGGTTCAGGACGGGGCTGCCGTCGTTGAGGTTCATCGAGCGCACCCGTTCGGTTCCGTCGACGGCGAACCGCACCTCGATGGAGTCCGGCACGCCTCTGACGAACCCCTGGCGCACTTGGACCACGACGCCCGGCACGCGCACGCCGGTCGCCTCCAGGCCGGCGGCCCGGTCCTCCAGCACCGTGGCACCGGTTATGAAGCCGACGACCAGTGCCAGGCCGGACAGCAGCATCAGGCCACCCCGCACCCGCAGCCGCCGGACCGCGCGGGTCGCCACCTCCGGCCGCACCCGGTACTCCGACGGCCTGATGAGGTCGTCCAGACCGCGAATCGCGACGGTGTGCAGCCGCAGCCGCCGGATGTCGCTGAGGTCAGCCTCGATCACGCTGGCTCCTGGACACCAGTTCCTGCCGCAGGACCCAGGCCAGTGCGGTGGCGAAGACGACGATGCCCGCGGCGTCCAGCCAGTGGTTCGCGATGCTGCCATCCAGGAAGAGCGCCGCCCAGCCCAGCACGGCGACGCAACGAGCACCCCGGTGCCGGGACGGGATCAACGCCAGGCTGAGCATCACCACCAGGCCCAGCAACAGCACGATCGGCGCCGGAGTCATCGGTCCGCTGCCGCTGGTGCGGTGGTCTCGGTGTGGCCGGTGGGCAGGGTGTCGGGTGGTTCGATTCGCAGTGCCCTGGCCACCGGCACGTCGGTGGAGGAGTGCAGCACGATCGAGAGCGCGATGGTGATGGCCACCAGGTCGAAGACATGTTCCCCGGCCGGGATTCCGGCCTGTAGGGCGAGCAGGCCGTAGATGACCGAGGCGAAGCCCTTGGGGCCGAACCAGGCCGCGGCGCTGCGTTCCCTGGCCGGCAGCGGGGTGCGCAGCAGCGAGAGCAGCATGGCCGCGGGCCGCACCAGCAGGATCGCCAGCACCGCCACCGCCCAGTCGCCCACGCTCAGGTGGGAGATGCGTTCCGGGGTGATCAGCGCGCCGAAGACCAGCAGCGCGGCGAACTTGGTGATCTCCGAGAGCAGGTCGCCGAGCGGTTCGAATCGTTCCGCCGCAAGGTGATCCAGGGTGGCCAGGGTCGCCCCGGCGGCGAAGGCGGCCAGGTAGGCGTTGGCGTGGGTGAGGTGGCAGACGGCGAAGACGATCACTCCGGCGGCCAGTGGGCCCAGGGCGTGCAGGCGGGGTTCGGCGGTGAGCAGGCGCAGCCGCCAGGCCAGGGCGATCACCGCGGGCACCGCCACGCCGATGGCCAGGCCCAGCCCCAGTTCCAGGCCGATGGTGGCCCAGTTGGCCTCCCGGTTGGCCGCGGTGGCCAGGAAGATCAGCACGAAGGGCAGCGCGAGGCCGTCGTTGAGCCCGGACTCGACGTTGAGCAGGCGGCGCAGGCGCAGCGGGACGTCGGTGCGGCCGACGATGGCGGAGGCGAAGACCGGGTCGGTGGGGGAGAGGATCGCGCCGAGCAGCAACGCCGTGGGCCAGTCCAGTCCGGCCAGGTAGTGCGCGGGCACCGCGATGCCGATCATGGTCAGCGGCATGCCAAGGCCGAGCGCGCGACCGGACAGGCGCCAGCCTTCGCGGAGTGCGCGCAGGTTGGCCCGGCCGCCGTCGGTGAACAGCACGGTGAACAGGGCGATGTCGGCCAGCACGGTGACCATGGGTGAGTTCGGTGCGATCTCGACCCAGCCGAGAACGCCCTGGCCGAGCAGGGCTCCGGCGAGCAGGAACAGCAACGCGGTGGACAGGATCGTGCGCGCGGCGACCCCGGAGAGGGACACACTGATCAACAGGACCACACCGAAGGCGAGCACCAGCGCCATGCGGAAACCCCAGTCTCCTTGATCCGCCATCCCGTTGTCGGGGGCGGATGCCGACCAGACTTCCCGGCGCACCGCGCGCAAAGATGCCGTAAACGCGACCGAAGGGCAAACCGGTTCGCCCAATCGGACAATGACCGAGCTGAACGGCGGGGATCCACTGCGGAGCCGGGATCGTCCGGTTAGGGTTGTCGCAGCGAGGCGATGCCTCGTGGTGTGCCGGGAAGTCTGGTCGGCGAGCCGTGTTCGCCGTCCCCGGGAGATCGCCGTGCCCACACCCGCCTCACCTACCGCTGAAGTTCTGTTCACGCGGCTCTTACGCACTGATCGACCACACCCACGCCGGGGAGTTCCATGTCCGACGGCACCAGCCGCCATGTCCGCGTGTTCAGCCGGGCGTCCTGGCCAGAGGTCGAACGGGTCCGGGAGATCCTCCGCAAGGAAACCGTGGGCGGGGCGCTGCTGCTCGTCGGCGCGGTACTCGCCCTGGTCTGGGCGAACTCGCCGTGGGCGGAGTCCTATGCGGCCCTGCGCGAGATCGAGCTCGGGCCGGCCGCGTTGCACCTGGACCTGCCCCTGCACGCCTGGGCCGCCGACGGCCTGCTGGCGATCTTCTTCTTCGTGGCCGGGCTGGAGCTCAAACGCGAGTTCGTCGCCGGGGACCTGCGTGACCCCCGGCGGGCCGCGGTCCCGGTCGCGGCCGCGGTCGGCGGCGTGCTCACCCCGGCCCTGATCTTCACCGTGACCAATCTGGGTGACGCCTCGGCCTTGCGCGGCTGGGCGGTCCCGACCGCGACCGACATCGCCTTCGCCCTGGCCGTGCTGGCGGTGATCGGGCACAACCTGCCCTCGGCGCTGCGTACGTTCCTGCTCACCCTGGCGGTGGTGGACGACCTGATCGCGATCGTGATCATCGCCGTCTTCTACACCCAGCAGCTGTCCGTGCTCCCGCTGCTGCTGGCGCTGATCCCGTTGGCCCTGTTCGGTTTCCTGGTGCAGCGCCGGGTGCGCTCGTGGTGGTTGCTGCTGCCGCTGGCCGCGGTGACCTGGGCGCTGGTGCACGCCTCCGGGGTGCACGCCACCGTGGCCGGGGTGCTGCTGGCCTTCACCGTGCCGGTCATCCGCCGCTACGGCGAGGGGCCTGGGCTGGCCGAGCACTTCGAGCGCCGGTTCCGGCCGATCTCGGCCGCGGTGGTGGTGCCGGTGTTCGCCTTCTTCGCCGCCGGGGTCACCCTCGGCGGCCTGGACGGCCTGCGCACCTCGCTGTCCGACCGGGTGGCCCTGGGCATCATGGGCGGGCTGGTGCTGGGCAAGGTCGTCGGCATCACCCTGGCGACCTTCCTGGTCTCCCGGTTCACCCGCGCCGAGCTCGACGACGACCTGTCCTGGCTCGACGTGATCGGCTTGGCTCTGCTGGGCGGGATCGGGTTCACCGTCTCGCTGCTGATCGGCGAGCTGGCCTTCGACGGCACCGCACACGCGGAGAGCACCAAGGTGGCCATCCTCGCCGGGTCGGTCCTGGCCGCGCTGCTGGCTACGGCGGTCCTCATGGCGCGCAACCGGGAGCACCGCCGGATCTGCGCGGCCGAGGAGGTCGACTCCGACGCCGACGGCATTCCTGACGTGCATGAGAACGACAGGTAGCGCCCGGCCCGGGGTGAAGCTCAGCGCTGGGCGTCAGGGCCGCCGGCCACCGGCAGCACCACCGCGGACGGGTGGCCGGGATCGTGCAGGATCTCCTGCTCGGCCGGGCGCAGCGTGGTCGTCTCGGCCAGTGGTTCGCCGGTGCCGGGGTTGCGGATGTGCCGGGGGTGGGCGCCGCTGGCGACCTGGACCCGGATGCGGTGGCCCCGCCGGAAGACGTGCCCGGCCGGCCACAGTCTGATGTGGACGGTCCGCACCCCGTGCTCGTCGGCTGCCGGATCGCCGGGGCGCAGGCGCAGCAGGCCGTCGCAGAGGTTGGTCGAGCGGCCGCGGGGATGGACGTCGCACAGCCGCACCGAGAAGTCGGTGCAGGCGTTGCTGGAGCGCACGTGCAGGGTCGCGGTGACCGGACCGGCCACGGTGAGGTCCTCGGTGAGTGGGGGACCGGTGAAGGTCAGCACGTCCGCGCGGGCCTCCAACGGGCGGTTGTCCTTGGGGCCGGGGCGCAGTCCGACGATCGTGCCGCCCAGGCTCGGCGTGGGGTCGGCCGGGTCGTAGTGGTAGGTCGAGGGATCGGACTCCGGCGCGGGTTCGGTG from Crossiella sp. CA-258035 harbors:
- a CDS encoding ion channel, with amino-acid sequence MPLFLYRLLARLAFLTSWATPAAVIVFVFGTSWPLMVVAEPAGSELVQPANYWWYFVVTAATVGYGDFYPETGWGHLVGAYVIIGGIVALTTVFTKLASVLEQAKGRRMQGRNTVHASGHIVLLGYTPGRTERIVEQVLADDDHHLVLCATGEVTTHPMPRPGIDFVRGDLADEAALRRAGVHRAAAVLIDAHDDNEALAVAVAVDHLETTAHIVAALRDMDRTALLHYVDQNIHCVPWHTPRMITEELTAPGIAEVYAELMAHNGANTYSIRVPAELGPVPIEQCQLALGRQHGATVLALRGSDGRLVVNPSWQSAAPPGSVLYYISPNRLSARQFGAALGR
- a CDS encoding DUF3592 domain-containing protein, which produces MIEADLSDIRRLRLHTVAIRGLDDLIRPSEYRVRPEVATRAVRRLRVRGGLMLLSGLALVVGFITGATVLEDRAAGLEATGVRVPGVVVQVRQGFVRGVPDSIEVRFAVDGTERVRSMNLNDGSPVLNPGDEITVFYDRDDPERIGAPGVPNDPFWAFIPMVIAFVLGTPLSVAGAIGYGRWRRRARALRRSGWRPGRAVTVRSRVVTIQFDDPADGRQTIVMTRPVMLPIPREIVLGPVLVGGSRRRLTVLFVQGPVLAAAKPRSID
- a CDS encoding cation:proton antiporter, which gives rise to MALVLAFGVVLLISVSLSGVAARTILSTALLFLLAGALLGQGVLGWVEIAPNSPMVTVLADIALFTVLFTDGGRANLRALREGWRLSGRALGLGMPLTMIGIAVPAHYLAGLDWPTALLLGAILSPTDPVFASAIVGRTDVPLRLRRLLNVESGLNDGLALPFVLIFLATAANREANWATIGLELGLGLAIGVAVPAVIALAWRLRLLTAEPRLHALGPLAAGVIVFAVCHLTHANAYLAAFAAGATLATLDHLAAERFEPLGDLLSEITKFAALLVFGALITPERISHLSVGDWAVAVLAILLVRPAAMLLSLLRTPLPARERSAAAWFGPKGFASVIYGLLALQAGIPAGEHVFDLVAITIALSIVLHSSTDVPVARALRIEPPDTLPTGHTETTAPAAADR
- the nhaA gene encoding Na+/H+ antiporter NhaA; this translates as MSDGTSRHVRVFSRASWPEVERVREILRKETVGGALLLVGAVLALVWANSPWAESYAALREIELGPAALHLDLPLHAWAADGLLAIFFFVAGLELKREFVAGDLRDPRRAAVPVAAAVGGVLTPALIFTVTNLGDASALRGWAVPTATDIAFALAVLAVIGHNLPSALRTFLLTLAVVDDLIAIVIIAVFYTQQLSVLPLLLALIPLALFGFLVQRRVRSWWLLLPLAAVTWALVHASGVHATVAGVLLAFTVPVIRRYGEGPGLAEHFERRFRPISAAVVVPVFAFFAAGVTLGGLDGLRTSLSDRVALGIMGGLVLGKVVGITLATFLVSRFTRAELDDDLSWLDVIGLALLGGIGFTVSLLIGELAFDGTAHAESTKVAILAGSVLAALLATAVLMARNREHRRICAAEEVDSDADGIPDVHENDR